A stretch of the Rhizomicrobium sp. genome encodes the following:
- the hutI gene encoding imidazolonepropionase, whose translation MRCDRLWRHARLATMVPPGLGLVEDGIVACRDGRIVFAGAADDAPAGLDAAETVDCEGRWITPGLIDCHTHLVYAGDRAHEFELRLAGASYEEIARAGGGIASTVAATRAATQEELVRAALPRLDALIAEGATTIEIKSGYGLSLDAERKQLCAARALATQRAVDITTTLLAAHALPSEYAGDADLYIDNVCHGLIPALAAEGLCDAVDAFCETIGFSPAQTRRVFEAARKAGLPVKLHAEQLSNQHGAALAAAFGALSADHLEHADADGIAAMAGAGTIAVLLPGAFYFLRETKMPPVDLLRQHGVGIALATDCNPGTSPLTSLLLAMNMAATEFRLTVEECLAGVTREAAKALGRARSIGMLEAGKSCDLAIWDIARPAELVYRMGFNPLQMRVWRGR comes from the coding sequence GTGCGCTGCGACCGCCTTTGGCGCCATGCCAGACTGGCCACGATGGTGCCGCCGGGGCTCGGTCTCGTGGAGGACGGAATTGTCGCCTGCCGGGACGGGCGGATCGTCTTCGCAGGCGCCGCTGACGACGCGCCGGCCGGACTCGATGCCGCCGAGACCGTCGATTGCGAAGGCCGCTGGATCACGCCGGGCCTGATCGACTGCCACACCCATCTCGTCTACGCGGGCGATCGGGCGCACGAATTCGAATTGCGCCTGGCCGGCGCATCCTATGAAGAGATCGCGCGCGCCGGCGGCGGGATCGCGTCGACGGTGGCGGCGACGCGGGCCGCGACGCAGGAGGAACTGGTGCGGGCCGCCTTGCCCCGGCTCGATGCGCTGATCGCCGAAGGTGCGACGACCATCGAGATCAAGTCGGGCTACGGTCTGTCGCTCGACGCGGAGCGCAAGCAGCTTTGCGCGGCGCGCGCATTGGCGACGCAGCGCGCCGTCGACATCACGACGACGCTGCTCGCGGCGCATGCCCTGCCGTCCGAATATGCCGGCGATGCAGACCTCTATATCGACAACGTGTGCCACGGCTTGATCCCGGCGCTTGCCGCGGAAGGGCTTTGTGACGCCGTGGACGCGTTCTGCGAAACCATCGGCTTTTCGCCGGCGCAGACGCGGCGCGTCTTCGAGGCGGCGCGAAAGGCCGGGCTGCCGGTGAAGCTGCATGCGGAGCAGCTTTCCAACCAGCATGGCGCGGCGCTCGCCGCCGCGTTCGGCGCGCTGTCGGCGGATCATCTCGAACATGCCGATGCGGACGGCATCGCCGCGATGGCCGGCGCGGGCACCATCGCCGTTCTGCTGCCCGGTGCGTTCTACTTCCTGCGCGAGACCAAAATGCCGCCGGTCGATCTTCTGCGCCAACATGGCGTCGGCATCGCGCTGGCGACCGACTGCAACCCCGGCACCTCGCCGCTCACCTCGCTGCTTCTGGCGATGAACATGGCGGCGACGGAATTCCGCCTGACGGTCGAGGAATGCCTGGCCGGGGTGACACGCGAAGCGGCCAAGGCGCTGGGGCGGGCGCGAAGCATCGGGATGCTGGAAGCCGGGAAGTCCTGTGACCTGGCGATCTGGGACATCGCGCGGCCGGCGGAGCTTGTCTATCGCATGGGGTTCAATCCGCTGCAGATGCGGGTGTGGAGAGGCCGATGA
- a CDS encoding HutD family protein, with the protein MARLLRAGERIAKPWKNGGGVTTDVAVHPPLAGLDDFLWRVSIAEVRSNGPFSRFPGIDRTLAVLDGAMRLAIGDREPVMLAADSDPIVFSGDAPADAVLIGGPLTDLNVMTRRGVFDARVTRHRAPATFRSAGGPILLIARTGLSVSLSGDAFDLRTRDALSIGDEDGEVRVASPEPDFHRVEILRAR; encoded by the coding sequence GTGGCCCGCCTCCTGCGCGCCGGCGAGCGGATCGCCAAGCCCTGGAAGAACGGCGGCGGCGTCACCACCGATGTCGCCGTCCATCCGCCGCTGGCGGGGCTCGACGATTTTCTGTGGCGCGTGAGCATCGCGGAGGTGCGGAGCAACGGACCGTTCTCGCGCTTCCCGGGCATCGACCGGACGCTGGCGGTGCTGGACGGCGCGATGCGGCTTGCGATCGGGGATCGGGAGCCCGTGATGCTCGCCGCCGACTCCGACCCCATCGTATTCTCCGGCGACGCGCCGGCCGACGCGGTGCTGATCGGAGGACCGCTGACCGATCTAAACGTCATGACACGGCGCGGCGTTTTCGACGCGCGCGTCACGCGGCATCGCGCGCCGGCGACATTCCGCTCTGCAGGCGGGCCGATATTGCTGATCGCCCGCACCGGACTTTCGGTCTCGCTCAGCGGTGACGCCTTCGATCTGCGCACGCGCGACGCCCTGTCGATCGGCGATGAAGATGGCGAGGTTCGCGTGGCTTCGCCGGAGCCGGACTTCCATCGCGTCGAGATCCTGCGCGCCCGATAG
- a CDS encoding sulfotransferase, translating to METAAAAAPASPVDREIRRLREWQRAGRHAEALRDARHLLRDRPENRDLALIVAIGLRNLGRVGEALAALESLERSQPRFSRLYQERGLCHLALKDAAGAIDAFCRAVRINPALPASWSLLEGLYRANGDAKNADASAAHVGLLERLPPDVMIATSLFSDGELAPAENIVRAYLLRHGDHPEAMRLLARIALAHDVLDEAERLLSAVLTLSPGYHAARCDYADTLARRHKYKLASEQVEPLLMLEPGNPDYRILAATVATGLGDHTRAAALYRELIAEQPRSPDLHLRLAHALKTVGRVPEAIAAYRAAAVARPDFGDAYWSLANLKTYRFGDGEIARMRAAEASPATSPVDRIHLCFALGKALEDRDDVAASWEYYARGNALMRSENRYRPERIEASTAEQIEVCTRDFFARRTGWGTARRDPIFILGLPRSGSTLLEQILASHSQVEGTQELAEIPRMVRDLQGHDPAKPRYPAMLETLTSDDVRRLGEAYLSDTQAYRTGKPFFIDKMPNNFRHIGLIHLMLPNARIIDVRREPMSCCFSNLKQLFADGQEFAYSATDVARYYRAYLELMRHWDEVLPGRILRVHYEDVVADLEGSVRRMLDHCGLAFEPACMAFHETDRNVHTPSSEQVRRPIFRDGLDQWTKYKPWLTPLQAALGDALVRYRG from the coding sequence ATGGAAACCGCCGCCGCCGCCGCGCCTGCCTCTCCGGTCGACCGGGAGATCCGGCGCCTGCGCGAATGGCAAAGGGCCGGTCGGCATGCGGAGGCGCTGCGGGACGCACGGCACCTGCTGCGCGACCGGCCGGAGAACCGCGATCTTGCGTTGATCGTCGCCATCGGGCTGCGCAATCTCGGCCGCGTCGGCGAGGCGCTTGCGGCGCTCGAAAGCCTCGAACGGTCGCAGCCCCGCTTCAGCCGCCTCTATCAGGAGCGCGGTCTTTGCCATCTGGCGCTCAAGGACGCGGCAGGGGCGATCGACGCGTTCTGCCGCGCGGTGCGCATCAACCCCGCGCTGCCGGCAAGCTGGAGCCTGCTTGAGGGTCTCTATCGCGCAAACGGCGACGCGAAAAACGCAGATGCGTCTGCGGCCCATGTCGGGCTGCTCGAGCGCCTGCCGCCGGACGTGATGATCGCGACCTCGCTCTTTTCGGATGGCGAACTGGCGCCCGCCGAAAACATCGTCCGCGCCTATCTTCTGCGCCACGGCGATCATCCCGAAGCCATGCGGCTGCTGGCCAGGATCGCTCTCGCGCATGACGTCCTCGACGAGGCGGAGCGGTTGTTGAGCGCCGTCCTGACGCTGTCGCCCGGCTATCACGCAGCGCGCTGCGACTATGCCGACACGCTCGCAAGGCGGCACAAATACAAGCTGGCGTCGGAGCAGGTCGAGCCGCTTCTGATGCTGGAGCCGGGCAATCCGGATTACCGCATTCTCGCGGCCACCGTTGCGACAGGCCTCGGCGATCACACCCGGGCGGCCGCACTCTATCGCGAGCTGATCGCCGAGCAGCCGCGATCCCCCGATCTCCATCTCCGGCTCGCCCATGCGTTGAAGACGGTCGGACGGGTGCCGGAGGCGATCGCCGCCTATCGCGCGGCCGCCGTGGCGCGCCCCGATTTCGGCGACGCCTATTGGAGCCTCGCCAATCTCAAGACCTATCGCTTCGGCGACGGCGAGATCGCGCGGATGCGCGCCGCCGAAGCATCGCCGGCCACCTCGCCCGTCGATCGCATCCATCTCTGCTTCGCGCTGGGCAAGGCGCTGGAGGATCGCGACGACGTCGCCGCGTCATGGGAATATTACGCGCGCGGCAATGCACTGATGCGTTCGGAAAACCGCTACCGCCCGGAGCGCATCGAGGCCAGCACCGCCGAGCAGATCGAGGTCTGCACCCGCGATTTCTTCGCGCGCCGGACGGGATGGGGCACTGCGCGCCGCGACCCGATCTTCATCCTGGGCCTGCCGCGCTCCGGCTCGACGCTGCTGGAACAAATCCTGGCTTCGCATTCGCAGGTCGAGGGGACGCAGGAACTGGCGGAGATCCCGCGGATGGTCCGCGATCTTCAGGGCCACGATCCGGCCAAGCCGCGCTATCCAGCCATGCTGGAGACGCTGACATCAGACGACGTCCGCCGCCTGGGCGAGGCGTATCTGTCCGATACGCAGGCTTATCGGACCGGCAAGCCCTTCTTCATCGACAAGATGCCGAACAATTTCCGCCATATCGGCCTCATCCACCTGATGCTGCCGAATGCGCGGATCATCGACGTGCGGCGCGAACCGATGTCCTGCTGTTTCAGCAACCTGAAGCAGCTTTTCGCCGACGGCCAGGAGTTCGCCTATAGCGCAACGGATGTCGCGCGCTACTATCGGGCCTATCTCGAATTGATGCGGCATTGGGACGAGGTCCTGCCGGGCCGCATCCTGCGGGTGCACTATGAGGACGTGGTCGCCGATCTGGAAGGCAGCGTGCGGCGGATGCTGGACCATTGCGGGCTCGCCTTCGAGCCGGCCTGCATGGCGTTCCACGAGACGGACCGCAACGTGCATACGCCGAGCTCCGAGCAGGTGCGGCGGCCCATCTTCCGCGATGGGCTCGATCAATGGACGAAATACAAGCCATGGCTCACTCCGCTCCAAGCGGCGCTGGGCGACGCGCTGGTCCGCTATCGCGGCTAG
- the hutU gene encoding urocanate hydratase, with the protein MTRIDNSRVIRAARGPELSAKSWLTEAPLRMLMNNLDPDVAERPEELVVYGGIGRAARDWESFDRIVATLKRLEDDQTLLVQSGKPVGVFRTHADAPRVLIANSNLVPRWATWDHFNALDKKGLAMYGQMTAGSWIYIGAQGIVQGTYETFVEMGRQHYAGDLSGRWLLTAGLGGMGGAQPLAAVMAGASCLAVECQRSRIEMRMRTGYLDQATESIDEALAIVTRAGADRTPVSVGLLGNAAEVLPELFRRGVRPDLLTDQTSAHDPTNGYLPIGWSLEQWTTARERDPKAVERAARASIALHVRAMLDFQAAGVPTVDYGNNIRQIALEEGVANAFDFPGFVPAYIRPLFCRGIGPFRWAALSGDPEDIYRTDAKVKELMPDDAHLHNWLDMARARIKFQGLPARICWVGLGDRDRLGLAFNAMVASGELKAPIVIGRDHLDSGSVASPNRETEAMRDGSDAVSDWPLLNALLNTASGATWVSLHHGGGVGMGFSQHAGMVIVCDGTAAAAKRLARVLWNDPATGVMRHADAGYDIALATAHEKGLDLPGILG; encoded by the coding sequence ATGACCCGCATCGACAACAGCCGCGTCATCCGCGCCGCGCGGGGACCGGAGCTTTCGGCCAAGAGCTGGCTCACAGAAGCGCCGCTGCGCATGCTGATGAACAATCTCGATCCCGACGTCGCGGAGCGGCCGGAAGAACTCGTCGTCTATGGCGGCATCGGCCGCGCCGCGCGCGACTGGGAGAGCTTCGACAGGATCGTCGCGACGCTGAAGCGGCTCGAAGACGATCAGACCCTGCTGGTGCAGTCGGGCAAGCCGGTCGGCGTCTTCCGCACCCATGCGGATGCGCCGCGCGTGCTGATCGCGAACTCCAACCTCGTGCCGCGCTGGGCGACCTGGGACCATTTCAACGCGCTCGATAAGAAGGGCCTGGCGATGTACGGCCAGATGACCGCGGGGTCGTGGATCTATATCGGCGCGCAAGGCATCGTGCAGGGCACCTACGAGACCTTCGTCGAGATGGGCCGCCAGCACTATGCCGGCGACCTGTCGGGCCGCTGGCTGCTCACCGCGGGGCTCGGCGGGATGGGCGGCGCGCAGCCGCTGGCGGCCGTGATGGCAGGCGCCTCCTGTCTCGCGGTGGAGTGCCAGCGCTCGCGGATCGAGATGCGCATGCGCACCGGCTATCTGGACCAGGCGACCGAGAGCATCGACGAGGCGCTGGCGATCGTCACGCGGGCCGGTGCCGACAGGACGCCGGTGTCGGTCGGGCTGCTCGGCAATGCCGCGGAGGTCCTCCCGGAATTGTTCCGGCGCGGGGTGCGGCCGGACCTGCTGACGGACCAGACCTCGGCGCATGATCCGACCAATGGCTATCTGCCCATCGGCTGGTCGCTCGAGCAATGGACGACGGCGCGCGAGCGCGATCCCAAAGCGGTGGAGCGCGCGGCGCGCGCCTCCATCGCACTGCATGTGCGAGCGATGCTCGACTTCCAGGCGGCCGGCGTGCCGACGGTCGACTACGGCAACAACATCCGGCAGATCGCGCTGGAGGAAGGCGTGGCGAACGCGTTCGATTTCCCGGGCTTCGTGCCGGCCTATATCCGGCCGCTGTTCTGCCGCGGCATCGGGCCGTTCCGCTGGGCAGCGCTTTCGGGCGATCCGGAGGACATCTACCGCACCGACGCCAAGGTGAAGGAGTTGATGCCAGACGACGCGCATCTCCACAACTGGCTCGACATGGCGCGCGCCCGGATCAAGTTCCAAGGCCTGCCGGCGCGGATCTGCTGGGTCGGGCTGGGCGACCGCGACCGGCTCGGGCTCGCGTTCAATGCGATGGTGGCGAGCGGAGAACTCAAGGCGCCCATCGTGATCGGCCGCGATCACCTGGATTCCGGCTCCGTCGCCTCGCCCAATCGCGAGACGGAGGCGATGCGCGACGGCTCGGACGCGGTGTCGGACTGGCCACTGCTCAATGCCCTGCTCAACACCGCGTCGGGCGCGACCTGGGTGTCGCTGCATCATGGCGGCGGCGTCGGCATGGGTTTCTCGCAGCATGCCGGCATGGTGATCGTCTGCGACGGCACGGCTGCGGCGGCGAAACGCCTGGCACGCGTGCTGTGGAACGATCCCGCGACGGGTGTGATGCGGCATGCCGATGCGGGCTATGACATCGCGCTCGCGACGGCGCACGAGAAGGGCCTGGACCTGCCGGGCATATTGGGCTGA
- the hutH gene encoding histidine ammonia-lyase produces the protein MSTIILQPGAVALSQWRAIYRGAHAVLDPACGAAVAESAAAVGRILAKGEPVYGINTGFGKLASVRIAEDDLAILQRNIVLSHAAGVGEVTPVNTARLMIALKLASLAQGASGIAPQTLALLGAMLERGLTPAIPAQGSVGASGDLAPLAHMAATMIGVGEIISDGRRLPAAEALARAGLQPVTLGPKEGLALLNGTQFSTAAALAGLFEAETLFQAALVTGALSTEAAKGSDTPFDPRIHALRRHRGQIETARALRDLMAGSAIRASHLTGDPRVQDPYCLRCQPQVMGAALDVLRQAAHTLAIEANGVSDNPLIFAETDEALSGGNFHAEPVAFAADMIAIALCEIGSLAERRVAMLVDPALSGLPAFLTPKPGLNSGFMMPQVTAAALVSENKQRAYPASVDSIPTSANQEDHVSMAAHGARRLLPMGENASGVIGIELLAAAQGCDFHGAMRSSAALEAARALLRARVPTLEDDRYIHPDMDAAISLVRSGALADAVGPLPDVCGDLR, from the coding sequence ATGAGCACGATCATCCTGCAACCGGGCGCGGTGGCCCTGTCGCAATGGCGCGCGATCTATCGCGGCGCGCACGCCGTGCTGGATCCCGCCTGCGGCGCGGCGGTCGCCGAAAGCGCGGCCGCGGTGGGCCGCATTCTGGCAAAGGGCGAGCCGGTCTACGGCATCAACACCGGTTTCGGAAAGCTCGCGAGCGTGCGCATCGCGGAGGACGACCTGGCGATCCTCCAGCGCAATATCGTCCTGTCGCATGCCGCAGGGGTCGGCGAGGTCACGCCGGTGAACACGGCACGGCTGATGATCGCGCTCAAGCTGGCGAGCCTCGCCCAGGGCGCGTCCGGCATCGCGCCCCAGACGCTCGCCCTGCTCGGCGCGATGCTGGAACGCGGACTGACGCCGGCGATCCCCGCGCAGGGGTCGGTCGGCGCCTCGGGCGACCTGGCACCGCTCGCCCATATGGCGGCGACCATGATCGGCGTCGGCGAGATCATCAGCGACGGCCGCCGCCTTCCCGCCGCCGAAGCGCTGGCGCGCGCGGGACTGCAGCCCGTCACGCTCGGGCCGAAGGAGGGGTTGGCGCTGCTGAACGGCACGCAATTCTCCACCGCGGCGGCGCTGGCCGGATTGTTCGAGGCGGAGACGCTGTTCCAGGCGGCGCTGGTGACCGGTGCGCTTTCGACCGAAGCGGCGAAAGGCTCCGACACGCCGTTCGATCCGCGCATCCATGCCTTGCGGCGCCATCGCGGCCAGATCGAGACGGCGCGGGCGCTGCGCGATCTCATGGCGGGCTCGGCGATCCGCGCCTCGCACCTGACCGGCGATCCGCGGGTGCAGGACCCATACTGCCTGCGTTGCCAGCCCCAGGTGATGGGCGCGGCGCTCGACGTGCTGCGCCAGGCGGCACATACGCTCGCCATCGAAGCCAATGGCGTGTCGGACAACCCCCTCATCTTCGCCGAGACCGACGAAGCGCTGTCGGGCGGCAATTTCCACGCCGAGCCGGTCGCCTTCGCCGCCGACATGATCGCCATCGCGCTATGCGAGATCGGCTCGCTGGCGGAGCGGCGCGTCGCGATGCTGGTCGATCCCGCGCTGTCGGGATTGCCGGCGTTCCTCACGCCGAAGCCGGGGCTGAATTCCGGCTTCATGATGCCGCAAGTGACCGCCGCCGCGCTGGTGTCGGAGAACAAGCAGCGCGCCTATCCGGCCAGCGTGGATTCGATCCCGACTTCGGCCAACCAGGAAGACCATGTCTCGATGGCGGCGCATGGGGCGCGCCGGCTCCTGCCGATGGGCGAGAACGCGTCCGGCGTCATCGGCATCGAATTGCTGGCGGCGGCGCAGGGCTGCGACTTCCATGGCGCGATGCGGTCGAGCGCGGCGCTGGAAGCGGCGCGAGCCCTGCTGCGGGCACGCGTGCCGACGCTCGAGGACGATCGCTATATCCATCCCGACATGGACGCAGCGATCAGCCTGGTGCGTTCGGGCGCGCTGGCGGACGCGGTCGGCCCGCTGCCGGACGTCTGCGGTGACCTGCGATGA
- a CDS encoding TonB-dependent receptor: MDFRRALLASSAMLVVLGWNGGALAQTRTFDVPAEDAVKAIPEFARQAGIQIVAPGDQLKGVRTPAINGTLGLHAALEQLLAGTGIEIASDDGQTIILRVHAKNGEAASADGAASIEMVTVTGSHVPGAPPVSPVITVDRSDILNSGYANTADLMRTLPQNFGGGINPQTLGTLGESTNNVSSASTVNLRGLGAESTLTLIDGHRLASDGFVGGVVDISAIPLAAVDRVEILTDGASAIYGADAVGGVVNFILRQGYDGAQSSGQIGTSTQGGGTQYEGSQLIGKDWGSGGGLLNYEYSRQNFLFGGHRAFSAATPEPFSLIPEEDRNSLFGTVHQDLGNDVSVFAEGLYTSRTGSDIETIPGYFSYYNRYRSQIYGFNFGANWQIDDDWHANVTGTVSHDHSNAATYINVGGPEAGQIDYDNGMYAVEALVNGTVAELPTGAVSVALGGGYRAENFHDSTAPGGFDRGVAYAFGEMHVPLVTASEDRAGLERLELSLAGRWEHYSDFGSATNPKLGLLYVPVHGLSLRSTWGTSFRAPGLYIEDGPRQLYIYPTTNYPGTPANAQLMLQYGSNPNLVPEKSETWTAGADINPDILPDLKLGVTVFGIGYRDRIITPIVNRQLAFVTPADAPFLTFSPSAAQQAALVANSDTFTDFTAGTPGGPYNPSRVYAIVDNQYQNVSAENASGVDLTASYHIDANVGAFDLFGNGSWLRFAEHATKTSPTQILSGTIFNPPVFKARAGLTWSDTNWSVTAIVNHISGETDVSLGYPVHVPVWTTADLQVSYNTADWTGYMQGLRLGLSVHNLFDTDPPALNSSGFQASYFSSGYDSTNASPLGRFISLSVTKDW; the protein is encoded by the coding sequence ATGGATTTCAGGCGTGCATTGTTGGCATCGAGTGCCATGCTGGTCGTGCTTGGCTGGAACGGCGGCGCGCTGGCGCAGACCCGGACCTTCGACGTTCCGGCCGAGGACGCCGTCAAGGCGATACCGGAATTCGCCCGCCAGGCGGGTATCCAGATCGTCGCCCCCGGCGACCAGCTCAAGGGCGTCCGCACCCCCGCCATCAACGGCACGCTCGGATTGCACGCCGCGCTCGAGCAGCTTCTCGCCGGCACCGGAATCGAGATCGCCTCCGACGATGGCCAGACGATCATTCTGAGAGTGCACGCAAAAAACGGCGAAGCCGCCTCCGCTGACGGGGCGGCTTCCATCGAGATGGTGACGGTCACCGGCAGTCATGTGCCCGGCGCCCCGCCGGTGTCGCCGGTGATCACGGTCGATCGCTCCGACATCCTCAATTCCGGCTATGCCAACACGGCCGACCTGATGCGCACCTTGCCGCAGAATTTCGGCGGCGGCATCAACCCGCAGACTCTCGGAACGTTGGGCGAGTCCACCAACAACGTGTCCAGCGCCTCGACCGTGAACCTGCGCGGCCTGGGCGCCGAATCGACCCTCACCCTCATCGACGGGCACCGGCTGGCCTCCGACGGCTTCGTCGGCGGCGTCGTCGACATCTCCGCCATCCCGCTCGCGGCGGTCGACCGGGTCGAGATCCTGACCGACGGCGCGTCGGCGATCTATGGCGCCGACGCGGTCGGCGGCGTGGTGAACTTCATCTTGCGCCAGGGCTATGACGGCGCCCAGAGCAGCGGCCAGATCGGCACCTCGACGCAGGGCGGCGGCACGCAATACGAAGGCTCGCAGCTGATCGGCAAGGATTGGGGATCGGGCGGCGGCCTGCTGAACTACGAATACTCCCGGCAGAACTTCCTGTTCGGCGGTCATCGGGCATTCTCCGCCGCCACGCCCGAACCCTTCTCGCTCATCCCGGAAGAGGACCGCAACTCGCTGTTCGGCACCGTTCACCAGGATCTGGGGAACGACGTCTCCGTCTTCGCCGAAGGGCTCTACACCTCCCGCACCGGCAGCGACATCGAGACCATTCCGGGCTATTTCTCCTACTACAATCGCTACCGGTCGCAGATCTACGGGTTCAACTTCGGCGCCAATTGGCAGATCGACGACGACTGGCATGCCAACGTCACCGGAACGGTCTCCCACGATCATTCGAACGCGGCGACCTACATCAATGTTGGCGGCCCCGAGGCGGGGCAGATCGACTACGACAACGGCATGTATGCCGTCGAAGCGCTGGTGAACGGCACGGTCGCGGAATTGCCGACGGGTGCGGTATCGGTCGCGCTCGGCGGCGGCTATCGCGCCGAGAACTTCCACGACAGCACGGCGCCGGGCGGCTTCGACCGCGGCGTCGCATATGCTTTCGGCGAGATGCACGTGCCGCTCGTCACGGCGTCCGAGGATCGCGCGGGCCTGGAGCGGCTCGAGCTTTCGCTCGCGGGCCGCTGGGAGCACTACAGCGATTTCGGATCCGCCACCAATCCGAAGCTGGGCCTTCTCTATGTTCCCGTCCACGGCCTGTCCCTGCGCTCGACCTGGGGCACGTCGTTCCGTGCGCCGGGCCTCTATATCGAGGATGGGCCGCGCCAGCTCTACATCTATCCCACCACCAACTATCCCGGCACGCCCGCCAATGCGCAGCTCATGCTGCAATACGGCTCCAATCCGAATCTCGTGCCCGAGAAATCGGAGACCTGGACCGCCGGCGCCGACATCAATCCCGACATCCTTCCCGATCTGAAGCTCGGCGTGACGGTGTTCGGGATCGGCTATCGCGACCGCATCATCACGCCGATCGTCAATCGTCAGCTCGCGTTCGTCACCCCCGCCGACGCGCCGTTCCTGACCTTTTCTCCGTCCGCCGCGCAGCAGGCGGCGCTTGTCGCGAATTCGGACACCTTCACGGACTTCACGGCGGGTACGCCGGGCGGTCCCTACAATCCGTCCCGCGTCTACGCCATCGTCGACAACCAGTATCAGAATGTGAGCGCGGAGAATGCGTCGGGCGTCGACCTGACGGCGAGCTACCACATCGATGCCAATGTCGGCGCCTTCGACCTTTTCGGCAACGGTTCCTGGCTTCGCTTCGCGGAGCACGCCACCAAGACGTCGCCGACGCAGATCCTCAGCGGCACGATCTTCAATCCGCCCGTGTTCAAGGCGCGCGCCGGCCTGACATGGTCGGACACCAACTGGTCGGTCACCGCCATCGTCAATCACATCAGCGGCGAAACCGATGTCAGCCTGGGCTATCCGGTCCACGTCCCGGTCTGGACGACCGCGGACCTCCAGGTCAGCTACAACACCGCGGACTGGACGGGATACATGCAGGGACTTCGGCTCGGCCTGTCGGTGCACAACCTGTTCGACACCGACCCGCCCGCCCTCAACAGCAGCGGCTTCCAGGCGTCGTATTTCTCGAGCGGCTACGACTCGACCAATGCATCGCCGCTCGGCCGTTTCATCAGCCTGTCCGTAACGAAGGACTGGTAA
- the hutG gene encoding N-formylglutamate deformylase, with the protein MTGFLNIHHGEAPLIVSFPHTGTDIPPDLEARLASPRQAREDADWWVDRLYDFARDLGATTIRTTISRSVIDVNRDPSGASLYPGQATTALCPTTTFDGAPLYRAGAEPDADEIAARRTAYFEPYHDTLETEIARLRADHAKVVLYDAHAIRSRIPRLFDGLLPHFNIGTNDGATCDPALAEVVEEACAHSSFTHVMNGRFKGGWTTRHYGRPAQGVHAIQMELACRGYIDEPEAPDDANWPTPYGEDRAAPLRAVLRDVLRSCIAFAGSPA; encoded by the coding sequence ATGACAGGTTTCCTCAACATCCATCACGGCGAGGCGCCGCTTATCGTGAGCTTCCCCCACACGGGCACCGACATTCCGCCGGACCTTGAAGCGCGGCTCGCATCGCCCCGGCAGGCGCGCGAAGATGCCGATTGGTGGGTGGACCGCCTGTACGATTTCGCGCGCGACCTGGGTGCGACCACGATACGGACGACGATTTCGCGCAGCGTGATCGACGTGAACCGCGATCCGTCGGGCGCATCGCTCTATCCCGGCCAGGCGACCACGGCGCTTTGCCCGACCACGACCTTCGACGGCGCTCCGCTTTACCGGGCCGGCGCAGAACCCGACGCGGACGAGATCGCGGCGCGGCGGACGGCGTATTTCGAGCCCTATCACGACACCCTCGAAACGGAGATCGCGCGCCTGCGGGCGGACCACGCCAAAGTGGTGCTCTACGACGCGCATGCCATCCGCTCGCGCATTCCGCGCCTATTCGACGGCCTGCTGCCGCATTTCAATATCGGCACGAATGACGGCGCGACCTGCGATCCGGCCCTGGCCGAGGTTGTCGAAGAGGCGTGTGCGCACTCGTCGTTCACGCACGTCATGAACGGCCGCTTCAAGGGCGGCTGGACGACGCGGCATTACGGCCGGCCGGCGCAGGGCGTACACGCCATCCAGATGGAGCTCGCCTGCCGCGGCTATATCGACGAGCCGGAGGCGCCTGACGACGCCAACTGGCCGACGCCTTATGGCGAAGACAGGGCCGCGCCGCTGCGCGCGGTGCTGCGCGACGTCCTCCGATCCTGCATCGCATTCGCCGGGAGCCCCGCATGA